From Dendropsophus ebraccatus isolate aDenEbr1 chromosome 2, aDenEbr1.pat, whole genome shotgun sequence, a single genomic window includes:
- the LOC138783994 gene encoding serum paraoxonase/arylesterase 2-like, translating to MGALGRVTLLVVFLAVLGERLMSFCNRALIFNEVEPVDLPGCQLLKGIEAGSEDIDVLPNGLAFISTGLKGPGLQNFAPDEPGKILLLDLEDGGLIPSPLSISEGFDASSFNPHGLSTYIDEKDGTVYLFVVNHPQLRSIVEIFRFVEEEKSLLHLKSVEHELLTSVNDIVAVGPNSFYATIDSYFSHTFLRFMELFLGLRWTGVVYYSPGDVRQVATGLHSGNGITMSNDKKYIYAADFSGHTINVYKKNEDWSLTPIKSVDVNTLVDNLSVDPVTEDVWVGGHPNLSKLVSYNPEDPPPAEVIRIQNIHSDNPVITRVYVNNGSVIQGTSCASVYKGQLLVGTVFHRALHCPLY from the exons ATGGGGGCTCTGGGCAGGGTGACCCTCCTGGTGGTTTTCCTGGCCGTCCTGGGGGAAAGGCTCATGAGTTTCTG caatagAGCCTTGATTTTCAATGAGGTGGAGCCTGTCGACCTCCCGGGCTGTCAGCTCCTGAAGGGGATAG AGGCCGGTTCTGAGGATATCGATGTTCTTCCTAATGGTTTGGCCTTTATAAGTACA GGTCTGAAGGGTCCGGGATTACAAAACTTTGCACCTGATGAACCTGGAAAAATCCTCCTGTTAGACCTGGAAGATGGCGGCCTCATTCCCTCCCCTCTGAGCATCAGTGAAGGATTTGATGCGTCTTCCTTTAACCCCCATGGGCTGAGCACGTACATCGATGAGAAGG ATGGTACGGTCTATCTCTTTGTGGTGAACCATCCGCAGTTACGATCCATTGTTGAGATATTCAGATTTGTAGAGGAAGAAAAGTCGCTTCTCCATCTGAAATCAGTAGAACATGAACTTCTCACCAG TGTTAATGATATAGTTGCCGTTGGGCCTAACAGCTTCTACGCCACCATCGATTCTTACTTTTCCCATACGTTCTTGCGATTTATGGAATTATTTCTCGGACTGAGGTGGACGGGCGTCGTGTATTACAGCCCTGGTGATGTCAGACAGGTGGCTACAGGACTTCATAGCGGGAATGGAATCACCATGTCCAATGACAAAAA ATACATCTATGCTGCAGATTTCTCCGGTCATACCATTAATGTCTATAAAAAGAATGAAGATTGGTCTCTCACCccaataaag TCGGTGGATGTAAATACCCTTGTGGATAATCTGTCTGTGGATCCAGTCACTGAGGATGTCTGGGTAGGAGGTCACCCAAACTTGTCCAAACTCGTCTCATATAATCCGGAGGATCCCCCCCCAGCAGAG GTGATCCGTATACAGAATATCCACTCAGATAACCCCGTCATCACCAGAGTCTATGTGAACAACGGGTCTGTCATTCAGGGTACGTCCTGTGCATCTGTGTACAAGGGGCAGCTGCTGGTGGGCACAGTATTCCATCGAGCCCTGCACTGCCCGCTGTACTGA